CATGCCGGAATAGGACCCGTGATACACCGGCGTCCCCAGCAGAATTGAATCAGCCGCGTGAACTCTATCGGCGAACTCGACAGCGTCGCCGACCTCGCGATGGTCGGCATCGAACACCGGTAGGTCGAATTCCTGAAGATCCAGCAGTTCCGTGGTCGCCCCCAACTCCTCGGCGGCGACGAGCGCGCGCTCGATACCGACCCTGGTGTAGCTCTCCTCTCTGAGACTGCCGACGACACCGACGATGTGTGGTTCGGACATGTCGGGTCTATGGAGTGGGGCCGGTATATCGATGGGGGAGACGAGGCGCAGCGCTAGTCCCTTTCCGGCTGTCGGTTTGTCAGGCCATGAAGGTCGCTCTGGCCGACGCTCAGTTGTCGTGGTAGACGTAGAGGAGGTTCGGATACGGGATGTACGCGACACGTTCGAGCCCGCCACTGCCGACCTCCTTCTTCAGATGGACACCGTTCGACCCCTCGACCACGTCGTGAATGTTCTTGATTTCGGTGCCGTCACTCAGCTCAGCTGTCATGTGTGACATTATACTCCATAGGGACCCTGGTCGTAAAGCACCCCGGGCTGTGCGTGGTCGACGACAGCAGTCGATGAGTGGCTGGCGGATTACGCATGTTCGCTACGCTAACGGCTGCAAAAGGAGTCCGTGGCTCAGGAGCCGAGCTGAACCTTCTCGGACGACGCTTCCTCACGGGAGCGGTGGCCGAGGTCGGCTTTCAACGCCTCGATAGCCTCCTCAGGGTCGGTCTCCGAATCGAAGACCCGGTCGAAACCGAGCGCTTTGAACGTCTCGCGCGTCTCCTCGAAGGAGTCCTGCCCGACAGCGAGGTTGCCGCCGATGTAGGTCGTCACGTCCAGACCCGCCTCGTTGATCTGCTGCTGGAACCCCTGACAATCCTGCTCGGCGTGGCCGTACAGCGACGAAACGAGTATCGCTTCGGCGTCGTGTTCATCCGCGGCGTCGATGAACTCCGACTGGGACGACTGGACACCGAGGTTGACTACGTTGAACCCTGCCGCTTCGAACGCTCGTTCCAGAATGGTAATCCCAACGACGTGCGCGTCGGAGCCGATGACACCGAGGATGACTGTCCTCATACAAGACCACCAATGGGTGTCAACTACATAAACCTAATGATAAACCATGATAGATTATGGGAATGGTTCACACACCGGGGAGAGGATATTAGCCATGATAGCCCAAACGAACCGATAGACACAGCATCTATGGTACGCGACACGATTCAGCATCTGGCAGATCCCCGGGTACTGCGCCGCCTATCGCGTCAGTCCACCCACTGTGGCACCCGCTCGGAACAATCTGTCTGTCCGTCGTCGGGACACGCATGACGACCATCCGCCGAGCCTTCGACGCCGACGCCGACGGCATCCGCCGGGTCGCACGGGCGGCGTGGCACGACGCCTACGACTCGCTGGACTCCGACGTCATCGACGAGACGATATCCGACTGGTACGCCGACCCGCTGGGCAGCGCGCTCCACGGGTGGGCCGGCGGCGTCCCCGCCAACGACCTCGACGACATCGAGGCGACGTTACTGGTTGCCGAACAGGACGGCGAAATCATCGGCTTCACCCAGGGCATCACCATGCATACGATGGGGACGATGCTGCGGCTGTACGTCCACCCGGACTACCACGGGGAGGGTGTCGGGACGGCGCTGTACGACCGGCTCGAAGACATCTTTCTGGAACACGGCGTTGAGCAGTTCCGGGCGCTCGACCTGGCCTCGAACGACCGGAGCCGGGAGTTCTTCGAGAACCTCGGCTTCGAGCGGACCAAGACTCGGACACTCACGATCGGCGGCGATCCCTACGACGAGGCCGTGTATTCCCGCGAGCTGTCGCCCGAAGAAGGCGACGAGTAGCGTCAGCAAACGCGATCCGTCTCAGATACCACTGACCGTCTCGATGAGCCCGACCGATTCGAGGGCCATCCAGCAGACGAACACCACGTACAGACCAAGCAACGTGTACGCTTCGCGGTCAGAGAGTTCGAGGTCCGTCCGGATGAACACGATGAACACCAGCGTCACGAACCCCAGAAACCCCATCGTCGGAATCGCCACGAGAAAGTCGATTGTCGCCCGCCCTGCAAGGAGGACGCCGACGGGAATCGCCACCAGCAGATTGAACGTATTGCTTCCCAGAACGTTCGTCAGACTCGTGACGCTGTCGTCGTTTTTCGCGGCCCGGACGCTGACGAAGGCATCAGGGAGGCTCGTCCCGGCGGCGATGACGGTCAACCCCCAGAGGAACGTCGGCGTGTCGAAGATGACACCGAGGGCGAGCGCGCCCTGAACCATCCCCTCGACGCCGACCGTGATGACGACGAGTCCGACCCCCAGCATTCCCCACTCCCGTCCCGGACGGACGCTGTGGGTTTCGTCTGCGACGTGCTCGCTGGCGTCCTGCTGGTGCAAGAAGACGTAGATACCGTAGGCCATGAGCGGAACGGCGACGAGCGTCGGGGTCAGGATAGCCGCCCGATTGGTCCCGCCCGGAACGTACGTCGCCCCGAGCGCGAACACGATGAACAGGATGAGGACGCTGATGACGTAGAACTGGGCGTCTTTGTGGACGATGTCACGCGTCGACCGGAGTTCTTCGCTCGACAGCGCCGCGAGGGCCGGAATCACGAGCAGATTGAATATCGCGCTCCCGACGATTGCACCGACGCCCAGCGAGAACTCGTCGTGGACGACGGTGCTGATAACGACCGAACTTATCTCGGGAAAGCTCGACCCGACGGCGACGACGATTGCGCCGTGAACCGCCACCGGTAACCCGTAGTACTTGCTCAGCCGTTCTGCGGCCCGCTCGAAGTACGCGCTCCCTTTCCAGATGACAGCGGTTGCGACGACGATGAGAGCGACCGAACCCAGCAAGCCAGCCATTGTGGACGTATTGACCGCACGGGTTCAAGGGTGTATGCCACTGGCGGTCAGCGCTGGAGGCGCGCGACCGCCTCGCCGTCGCTGTTCTCGACATCGACTAGCCCGTCGTCGGCCAAATCCTCCAGAAGCCCTCGGAGCCATTCGCGGCCGTACTCCCCCTCGGGCGCGTAGTCCACGCGCACACGCGGCCCCAACTGGTCCAGTTGTAGCTCGTCGTACTCCTTGAGCGCCGAGATGACGCGGCCGCGCATCTGTCGACGGCTCCCCTCGAACTCGGGCTGGGTCGGGACGTCCGGCGCGGTGAAATCGCCCGTTTCGTAGGCCGAACACCACTCACGCCACGGGCACTGTGCGCCGTCACAATCCGGCGTCTTTTCGCAGGCAACCCCGCCCAGTTCCATGATGGCGTTGTTCCAGACTCGCGACTGGCCCCCGGGCATGAGTTTGCTTGCGGCCGCTTCAAACTCTGAATCGTCGTCCGGCACGTCGAAGGCGCGGTACAGGACACGCTTGACGTTCGTATCGACGACGGCGTTCCCGTTGTTGAACGCGAAGGAGGCGACGGCGTTGGCGGTGTAGGGACCGACACCCATCAGGTCGCTGAGGCCGTCCGGGTCGCGGGGCCACTCGCCGTCGTAGTCGTCGACCACTTGGCCGGCCGCCTCGTGGAGGTACTTCGCACGATTGTTGTAGCCCAGCGAGTGACTGGTCCAGAAGCCCACGACATCCGAACGGTCGGCCTCGGCCAGGGCCGCCGCAGTCGGCCAGCGGTCCAGAAAGTCCTCCCAGGCGTCGACGACCCGGTCCAGTTGGGTCTGCTGGCTCATCACTTCGGAAACGAGAATCTCGTAGGGGTCAGTCGTCTCCCGCCACGGGTACGAGCGGTGGTCCGCCTCGTACCACTCCACGAGCGCGTCCTGGACAGCCGACGGGTCCGCGGGCACGGCCCCATGACGGTCCGTCGCTGTCGACTGGTCGGTCATACCCCCGTTTAGCCCTGTCCCGATTTGTGCGTGGCGGTCGTTGCCGCCCATCCCGTCGGCTGTACGTCTGGAAAGAATCGCCGCCCTGAGATGGCGGATATCTTACAGTAGTTACAGCCAACAGTATCAGTCGTCGACTTCGGACCGTCCCCACTCGAACTCGGTCCCGTACCAGTCCGGCTCGTCCTCGCTGAACACGTCCGCGAACACGAACATCGCGCCGTCGGGGTAGGTCGTATCGATGTACAGCCGCCAACCGTGGGCCTCCGCGATGGTCTTGACGATAGAGAGGCCGAGCCCGGTACCGTCCGCGCTCGTCGTGTGACCGTACTCGAAGATGTTGTCGACCGCTTCGCTCGGAATCCCCGGCCCGTCGTCGGCAACGTAGAAGCCGTGTTCCGTCAGCCCGACCGTGACGGTCACCTTCGGGCCGACGTGGTCGAGGGCGTTGCGAAACAGGTTCTCGAGGGCTCGCAAGAGCCGCGTCCGGTCGGCGTCGATGGTTCGACTGCCCGCGACCTCGATGCTGGCGTTTTTGTTGTCGATGTTGTCCCACGCGTCAGTGACGACGGCCTCCAGCGGAACCGGGGCCGTCTCCTCGACGCTTGCGCCCTTTCTCGTCAGCGTCAACACGTCGTCGATTATGGACTCGATACGGTCGTGTGCGTCTTCGAGTTTCTCGATGTGGGTCTGGAGGTCGTCCGAGTCCGTCTCCGGGTCCGACAGCCGCGTCGCAAGCAGTTCGACGTGCCCCCGGGCGACCGTGAGCGGGTTTCGAAGGTCGTGGCTCAGCGTCGACGCGAACTCGTCCAGCCGCTCGTTCTGGCGTTCGAGTTCGTGGCTCGACCGCTCGGCCTCCTCACGAGCCGCCTGGGCCTGGCGGATCTGACGCCGGAGCGTGTCCCGCATATTTCCGAAGGCGTCGTACAGCCTCCCGATCTCGTCCTGCCGGGCTGTCGAGATGTCAACGCCGAGGTCACCCTGTTCCATGGCCTGCGTCCGGTTACGGAGCTGTCTCAGGGGCCGAACCGTATGCCGTCCGAAAAGATATCCCGCGATGCCCAGCGAGGCGACTGCCGTCCCGATGACAGCGAGGAAGCCCCAGCGGACGAGCCGACTCGTTCCGTACAGTGTCTCTTGCGTCGCACTCGTCGTGACCACCCACGATGTACCGTTGACGGGCGTGTACGTCGCGACATGGGACCCCGTTTCGATAGTCGTCGTTCGGCCCGCTGTTGCGGCCCGGAGACCGTCCTGACTGATGGGCACGGAACCACCCTGGTCGCTGATAAGCGGGTCTCCGTCCCCAGTGAGCAGTTGCGTCTCGAACCCGTCGCGCCCGTCCTGAAACTGCTCGACCGGGACCCGGGCAACCAGCACTAGTGCTCCATCGGAGACGGGAGTCACGAACGCCATCGAATGGTTGTCACCGTCCGCGTATGCTGTCGAGTGGATCACTGTGCCAGTGTCGGTGGAGCCGTTCATCGTCGCCATCACAGGGGACTCCCACGCGGGTTCGACCGCCCGCGGTGGCCGGCCTTCTGTGTTCGTTCCGGTGCTCGCGACGACTATCTGAGAGTTGTCGACGGTGGAGACGTAGTGAAGCGAACGAATCTGTGACGACTCTGCCGTGGCTGCTGTCGTAAGGTACTGTCTGATATCTGCGGGCGTCCCAGTGCCGTACACCCCTGCGGCTGCGATAGCGATGGCCTCCGTCTCGGTGGTCGTCCGCCACTGCCCGATACTGTCGGCGCGATGCGTGGCCGACGTTTCGAGGTCCGTCACCGCGTCGCTGACGACCCGGTCCTGTATCTGCAGGTAGCTGCCGAAGCCGACGGCTGCGAGTACGACGACGATTACCGCCAGCGCGACAGCGAACTTCGCCACGTAGTTACGCGTGTACACGTCCGGGAGGACTGCGTGAAGCCGCTCTAGCAGCCCGTCGGGCTGGCTGGACGCTGCTGTCTCGTCCCCACCACCTGTCATTATCTAATCTGAATCCTTCGGTAGTTGACCGCTACCAACCGTTATGTTCAGTCCATGATATAATTTATCATATGTTATAATCGTAGACATCCGTGTTTCGAGGGAGCGGTCCCGGACGAGTCGTAAGGGGTTTCCTCGCGCTCACCGTCCCCCTTCGTATGAGCCTCGACGACCTACAGGAGGATATCGAAGCGGCGTACGGTGACTTCGACGACGACTTCGAGCTATCTATCGACCGCGAGACGCGCAACGAACTCGCGATGCTGTCTGTCGCACTCGACCCGGATGACCCGGACGAACTCGTCAGGCGCGCAGTTCACATGCTGTTCCAGTCGACCGTCGACCGCGGGACGCTGGATTTCCACCTCCGGTCGAGCTACGACTGCACGTACGACGAGTATCTCTCGGGGATGACCTTCGATCAGATGACCGGGAACGACTTCCCACAGCAACAGGACAAGGACGACCGGCGCTACCAGTTTTAAACGAAGAGTCCGAGCGCCAGCACCGTTGCGACACCCAGGACCACCGAACTCCAGAACGCGACGCGCGTGGCGAAAGCGCGGTTCGGTCCTGGGGCAGTCAGTGCAGCTTTGACCATGATGCTGGCAGCCGTCGCGGTCAGAATGGCGAACATCGCCGTCGGCCCGTCGATAGCGCCGCCGCGGTACAGCAACACGGCCGAGGTCGTCGCCCCAGCACTGGAAACCAGGCCGCTGAGTGCCGACGTGATGTAGAGCCCCGCCGTCCCGAACTGCGTTTCCGCGAACCCGCCGCCGACGACGACTAACAGGAACACACCGCCAAACGCCAGCGCGTTCCGTAGCGAGAACGGGCTTTCAAGCCCCATCTCGACTGTTTCTGACCAGTCGGCGGTGTACGCGGCGACGGCGACACTGCCGACGATGACGGCTCCCAGCGGGAGGATCGCCTCGACCAGGACGCCCCGTTCGATGGTGAAGAACACGGTAATGAGGAGGTTCCGGAGCGCCATCGCCGCGTCGGCGAGCAGAATCGCAGCTACCGCGTACGAGGTCGCGTCCGGCTGCTGTCGGACGTGGTCAAGCATCGTGCCGACCACCGCCGTCGACGACGCCAGGCCGCCGAAAAAGCCGGTGACGGCGATGCCACGGCCGCCGTAGGTCTGGACGATAGCGTAGTTGACGATGCCGATGCCGGCGACGAACACCACCATCAGCCAGATGACCCGCAACTCCACGGCGATGTCCAGCAGTCCCCCAGGTATCTCGACCGGTTCTGATGGGAGCAAGGGGTAGATGACGAAAGCGAGGATGGCGAACTCCGTCGCCGAGCGCAGTTCCTCGCGGGAGAGCCCCCACGCCAGGGAGTGGAGCTCCCGCTTGAGCACCAGCAGCAGCGACGAGAAGACGGCGACTGAGACGCCTTCGAGGATGAACCCCTGTGCGACCAGCGCCCCGACGCCGTAGGCGACGAGCATCGACACGGATGTGGTCAGTGACAGCCCATCGGCTTCCGCATCGCCGAGGAGCCCCTGCACTGCGAGCAAAATCCCTTGCACGATGACCAGCACGCCTCCCACGACGAGCAGTGCCTGGCTCTCGACCAGCGTGAACACCGCAGCGAGCAGGCTAATCAGTGCAAACGTCCGCACACCGGCTGACTTCTGTGACCACTCCCGCTCGAGGCCCAGAAACATCCCGAGCGCCCCCGCAAGCAGGATTCGAAACACGGTCGCCTGAATCGGCTCCGGGGATAGTTGCAGGAGGGTCGACATAGCGCCCATACGTGAGTTGTGAGTTAACAGTTGGTGATGTCATACATTCGTTCCGCACCCGTTTACCTGATGTCTAGTCTGAAATGTCCGAGATGCGGCGACTGATTCACTCCTCTCTCCGCTATGACAGCCTATTACATCTCTCGGAAGTTGTCTCTGGCTTGAGAGCTACATACTGGCATGAAACAGACAGTGTATTCTGCCGATAATCGAGGCTGTATGCGTGAAATATTACATCATCGCTCTTAGCACAGACACACCTCCGCCCTCAGTTTCCGGTATTTGTATTCCCACGAGTATCACTCAATCAAACATCGACTACCTGATTGCTGTCTACTGTCTTCCGTTATCCATGGATAAGACGGTATATTCAGGCATAATGTATGTACTCACAGACATACTTATTCAACATTGATAATAGAAGGAAGTTATAAACAAGCCCTAAATCAACTCTTTTGTGTGGGATTAGCGCCAGGCATACCGACGTGGATTCTCCTCATCGCTTTCGGTATAAATCTGGGAATTGCTGGCATTGCGATCCGCCGGAGGGGAGTCCGCGGAGCGGTCCCGCTCGCCGCGATAATGGTCTGCGTAGCGGTTTATTCGCTCGGTAACGGCATACTGGC
The genomic region above belongs to Haloarcula hispanica ATCC 33960 and contains:
- a CDS encoding HhH-GPD family protein, coding for MTDQSTATDRHGAVPADPSAVQDALVEWYEADHRSYPWRETTDPYEILVSEVMSQQTQLDRVVDAWEDFLDRWPTAAALAEADRSDVVGFWTSHSLGYNNRAKYLHEAAGQVVDDYDGEWPRDPDGLSDLMGVGPYTANAVASFAFNNGNAVVDTNVKRVLYRAFDVPDDDSEFEAAASKLMPGGQSRVWNNAIMELGGVACEKTPDCDGAQCPWREWCSAYETGDFTAPDVPTQPEFEGSRRQMRGRVISALKEYDELQLDQLGPRVRVDYAPEGEYGREWLRGLLEDLADDGLVDVENSDGEAVARLQR
- a CDS encoding HAMP domain-containing sensor histidine kinase, with protein sequence MTGGGDETAASSQPDGLLERLHAVLPDVYTRNYVAKFAVALAVIVVVLAAVGFGSYLQIQDRVVSDAVTDLETSATHRADSIGQWRTTTETEAIAIAAAGVYGTGTPADIRQYLTTAATAESSQIRSLHYVSTVDNSQIVVASTGTNTEGRPPRAVEPAWESPVMATMNGSTDTGTVIHSTAYADGDNHSMAFVTPVSDGALVLVARVPVEQFQDGRDGFETQLLTGDGDPLISDQGGSVPISQDGLRAATAGRTTTIETGSHVATYTPVNGTSWVVTTSATQETLYGTSRLVRWGFLAVIGTAVASLGIAGYLFGRHTVRPLRQLRNRTQAMEQGDLGVDISTARQDEIGRLYDAFGNMRDTLRRQIRQAQAAREEAERSSHELERQNERLDEFASTLSHDLRNPLTVARGHVELLATRLSDPETDSDDLQTHIEKLEDAHDRIESIIDDVLTLTRKGASVEETAPVPLEAVVTDAWDNIDNKNASIEVAGSRTIDADRTRLLRALENLFRNALDHVGPKVTVTVGLTEHGFYVADDGPGIPSEAVDNIFEYGHTTSADGTGLGLSIVKTIAEAHGWRLYIDTTYPDGAMFVFADVFSEDEPDWYGTEFEWGRSEVDD
- a CDS encoding sodium:calcium antiporter codes for the protein MAGLLGSVALIVVATAVIWKGSAYFERAAERLSKYYGLPVAVHGAIVVAVGSSFPEISSVVISTVVHDEFSLGVGAIVGSAIFNLLVIPALAALSSEELRSTRDIVHKDAQFYVISVLILFIVFALGATYVPGGTNRAAILTPTLVAVPLMAYGIYVFLHQQDASEHVADETHSVRPGREWGMLGVGLVVITVGVEGMVQGALALGVIFDTPTFLWGLTVIAAGTSLPDAFVSVRAAKNDDSVTSLTNVLGSNTFNLLVAIPVGVLLAGRATIDFLVAIPTMGFLGFVTLVFIVFIRTDLELSDREAYTLLGLYVVFVCWMALESVGLIETVSGI
- the glmS gene encoding methylaspartate mutase subunit S produces the protein MRTVILGVIGSDAHVVGITILERAFEAAGFNVVNLGVQSSQSEFIDAADEHDAEAILVSSLYGHAEQDCQGFQQQINEAGLDVTTYIGGNLAVGQDSFEETRETFKALGFDRVFDSETDPEEAIEALKADLGHRSREEASSEKVQLGS
- a CDS encoding GNAT family N-acetyltransferase, producing the protein MTTIRRAFDADADGIRRVARAAWHDAYDSLDSDVIDETISDWYADPLGSALHGWAGGVPANDLDDIEATLLVAEQDGEIIGFTQGITMHTMGTMLRLYVHPDYHGEGVGTALYDRLEDIFLEHGVEQFRALDLASNDRSREFFENLGFERTKTRTLTIGGDPYDEAVYSRELSPEEGDE
- a CDS encoding MgtC/SapB family protein, giving the protein MGAMSTLLQLSPEPIQATVFRILLAGALGMFLGLEREWSQKSAGVRTFALISLLAAVFTLVESQALLVVGGVLVIVQGILLAVQGLLGDAEADGLSLTTSVSMLVAYGVGALVAQGFILEGVSVAVFSSLLLVLKRELHSLAWGLSREELRSATEFAILAFVIYPLLPSEPVEIPGGLLDIAVELRVIWLMVVFVAGIGIVNYAIVQTYGGRGIAVTGFFGGLASSTAVVGTMLDHVRQQPDATSYAVAAILLADAAMALRNLLITVFFTIERGVLVEAILPLGAVIVGSVAVAAYTADWSETVEMGLESPFSLRNALAFGGVFLLVVVGGGFAETQFGTAGLYITSALSGLVSSAGATTSAVLLYRGGAIDGPTAMFAILTATAASIMVKAALTAPGPNRAFATRVAFWSSVVLGVATVLALGLFV